A portion of the Streptomyces sp. NBC_01335 genome contains these proteins:
- a CDS encoding OsmC family protein translates to MATTRQAHTVWEGNLLEGKGLVTLDSSGVGEFPVSWPSRAEQANGKTSPEELIAAAHSSCFSMALSNGLAGAGTPPTSLNTKAEVTFQPGTGITGIHLTVEGQVPGLDEAGFVKAAEDAKANCPVSQALSGTTITLTATLA, encoded by the coding sequence ATGGCTACCACGCGTCAGGCGCACACGGTCTGGGAAGGCAACCTGCTGGAGGGCAAGGGTCTCGTCACCCTCGACTCGTCCGGTGTCGGCGAGTTCCCCGTCTCCTGGCCCTCGCGCGCCGAGCAGGCCAACGGCAAGACCAGCCCGGAGGAGCTCATCGCCGCCGCGCACTCCAGCTGCTTCTCGATGGCCCTGTCCAACGGTCTGGCCGGCGCGGGCACCCCGCCCACCAGCCTGAACACCAAGGCCGAGGTGACGTTCCAGCCCGGCACCGGCATCACCGGCATCCACCTCACCGTCGAGGGCCAGGTGCCCGGCCTGGACGAGGCGGGCTTCGTCAAGGCCGCCGAGGACGCCAAGGCCAACTGCCCGGTCAGCCAGGCACTGTCCGGTACGACGATCACCCTGACGGCCACCCTCGCCTGA